TgtaatcattttttaaatattagaatgaaaaatatttattgaaaaggaaaataacattttatataaatattttaaaagtaataattattgatactttttaaatatattaaatgcGATAGGGACcgataaaatataaaaattgttGTACGACAATAATACTAGGATGctgaaaaaaatatattttaaaaataaatattatattttaaatttattacaaaaaaaagaaaaaaagaaaataaaaaaagggaaattcacgaaattttttaaattttaacaataatataaatattttttgatacacataatataattatattatatgtatatatatatatatatatatatatatatatatatatacatgtgtatatgttataatttAGCGCATATATATTGAGAACCACGTGGTTCccaaatttattataaatataaggacaccatataaaattgaatatataagtaatatagaaatttcttttttataattaaaaaagtaaatacattattattattactattattattattattattattattattattattattattattattattttcattatgacaaaagcaaaaaaataaatgcatcaaaatttatatttttaaaatatattatataattaatatatgcaCATATTGTAAAATTTCGGTTTAGTACTCgcaatattaataaaagaacGTTGAATATGTTACCATTTATACtgttattataaaatatcataTGTTTGTAATAAGTATGTATGCTTTCATACggtatataatattattaatatatatattttattttttttacataatatatattataagattatatatcaatatCAAACACATTATTTAGGTATTgtatttgttattataattaaataatatcaaaagatataataaaaggtTGAAGATATGTTCCTTAAGGatatgaaataattatattattttaattatttatttttttttttttttataaatatatattaacatactataataaaaactgttgtatttatttatttatagcttatcatatttatgttataaaaGCAAAATGCGTATTGTATACATTGTGTGtagtatatttattaatttattttatttgtcACCATGCTTTACTCAAATTAGTTTTgtagataatatatacgCAGAAATATGTGAGGATCCAGTAAATAAAGATGAATCAAGTGTATATTGTATAAAAGATCATAAGAATAAAGCTtctttatatgtttataaacatattataaagatATTGTTATCTAAATATGGgttaaattataatagaATTGGAATAGTAGAACATTCTCATGGTAAACcaataaattatattacatattcagatttttttaaaaaggtATTATCGTTTAGTCACACATTATGTACTTATGAAGGGAAAGGTATTGAAAGTCAATCATATAAGGAAATACAAAATGGTGGTAAGTTTAAGTTATTAGGTTTGTATGGGAGTAATTCTATTAATTGGCTAGTTTCTGATTTGGGATCTATGATTAGTGGCGTTACCACATTAGTATTGCATTCGAAATTTAGTATAGATGTAATTGTAggtatattaaatgaaacAAAATTAGAATGGATATGTGTAGATTTAGATTTGGTTGAAGGAATACTGGAGCGTAAGAAAGATTTActttatttgaaaaatgTTGTAATATTAGATACATTAAGTAAaactaaaaaaataaatataaatttggaagaagataatgaaaaaaataattgtaataataagagaaataataataataataataaagaattctttaataaaaaggaagaTAATGAATTGGTTTCTTTGTCAtatgataatgaaaaaatagaaaaaattaatgcCTTAAAAAAGAGATTCCATCATGATCggataaatattatattatttgatgatatgataaaaaaaaaaggaataacGAAAATgcatattaaaaatgaagatcCAGATTTCATTACGTCAATTGTTTACACATCTGGAACGTCTGGAAAACCAAAAGGGGTTATGttaagtaataaaaattttttcaataCAGTAGTACCACTTTGTGATAATAGTATACTAGTAAAATATTCTCCCAAATCGCATTTATCCTATTTACCTATTTCTCATGTATATGAAAGAATTCTTGTTTACCTTTCTTTTATGAAAGGCATTAGAATAGATATATGGAGTAAggatataaattatttatctGAGGACATGTACAACACAAAAGGAAATATAATAGCAGGGGTACcgaaaatattttcaagAATGTATACAAGAATTATGAATGAAATAGATAATTTACCATATCTGAAAAGATGTATGGTGAAAGGTATTTTATCATTAGGTAAATCACCTAGTTATGATATAACTTCTAGTAATTTTCTTGATAAAATTGCTGGTGTTTCTTGTAGAATTAAAGAGAAAATAAATCCTAATTTGGaagttataataaatgGGGGTGGGAAGTTATCAGCTCAAATTGCACGTGAGTTaagtatattattaaatgttAATACTTATCAAGTTTATGGTTTAACAGAAACTAATGGAGCTATATTTGTACAAAACCAGAACGATTTTGACACTGATAGTGTGGGAGGACCTATATCTCCTacaacaaaatataaagtGAAAACATGGGAAATTTATAAAGCTACTGATACATTACCTAAAGGAGAATTACTGGTTAAAAGTGATTCAGTATTTTGTGGATACTTTTTAGAAAAGGAACTAACACAGAATGCTTTTACTGATGATGGTTATTTTAAAACAGGAGATATTGtacaaattaataaaaatggcTCGTTAAAATTTTTGGATAGATCCAAGGgattaataaaattatcaCATGGGGAATACATAGAAACAGATAAGttgaataatttatattcccaaatttcatttataaattattgtGTTGCTTATGGAGATGATTCTATGGATGGACCACTGGCCATTATTTCGTTGGATAAaagtttattttttaaatctttaaaaaataataatatgcTAGAAAACACTGgaataaatgaagaaaattatttaaatgcATTAACTGATGATACCATGAATGAAACAGTTTTTCTTGATTATGTTAAAGGGAAAATGATGGACGTTTACAAAGAAACAAATATGAACAGATACAATGTtattaatcatatatatttaactTCAAAAGTTTGggatacatataattatcttACACCAACATTGAAGGTGAAAAGATTCCGTGTCTTTAAAgattattcttttttcataGATGAAgtgaagaaaatatatgagAACAAGCTCAAAAAAAGTAGTATATGTAATAAAggaatattaataaatggAAGCAAAAATGTAGAATTGAAGAAACGACTAAATGATAAGGATGAAACATCAGAGAAAAAAGTAGAagataatatgaaaaatataaaatatcaaAATGAAGTAATAGAATATCCTAATAAATGCACGCGGTTAAACGTTCATAATGTAAATGAATTAGAACGgaataaatgaataaatcTTGATtagataaaatatttttgaatataattaaaaaaataataaaataaaacaaaacaaaataaaataaaacaaaataaaataaaataaaacaaaataaaataaaacaaaataaaataaaataaaataaagaatttaCACAAggattatatatatattatgaaaaattcAGAATTTGCCTaactttatattatttctttagtattaaatttatttatcataatttttttaatacacatatatatatatatatatatatataatttgtgTTATAGTTAAAAAAGTTGTATAACATTTTTTGGataatattactattattattttaatatatttttttttttttataagaaacataattttgatttgtctacaaatatattattatttattttattttttatttcacattttttaatattttgtcTCTTATATTGATATAAGTGGCTTTCTTAgttttaattaatattaattatacatttatgtAATGGAAAATAGTTTTTATGAcactaatatatatatatatatatatatttatttatttatttattttcatataatatatttctctttattatttgtataagataagggaaaaaaaaatatattcttttatagTTTATCAAAATTTAAAACGTTATGTAAAGTTAAAATGAGCTTATTCTTATATTccttaatatataatggaATAAAAgtacaatatattatatattatctttatttttgtgtgtttattttattattattttattttaatcGTATTTTACAAGAAActgaaatattttaaagaaatacatacatacatatatacatatgcatatatatttacatatatgatattgtaaatataatataatatatatttatgaccattttaaatatatgaataaaatgtatacatttatatttatatgtatatactttattataaaatataatttatatttttaaattagataaatgaaaaaggaaaaaaaaaaaaaaaaaaaaagaaaaaacattatgttttttaatttgtttttattatatgatgtattttataaagGATTGTTTGATATATCTGtcttatattatatatatatatatatatataaaatattatttatatttatatttatgattttatggattaaaaaaattatgttatataGGTTGATACAATTAAGataatacattattatacattcttttattttataaactACGAATTCTATTGAGAATacaatattaaattttaagaatatttataatatatcgtaaatgaaaaaaaaaaaaaaaaaatgaaataagaaaaatatatttattataatacttttatttttacatttgaaatatataataaaaaaaaaaaaaaaaagcaaaataaaataaaattaaattgATATAATTGTAAgtaaatatttcatttattatatatgtttttaaaataacGAATTATCcaatataaatatggatttacatattttaaacgttttaaaataatttttttataaaataaattatacGTAGAATgaataagaatatttttacatgcaaatgttatatttagCATTTTtaagataaataaataaaaataagaactgtaactttttataaatatttttttttatatagaGATTActgaataataattaaaacacaatttatttaaataaaaaaaatttatatcattttaaaatgatattatatatattatatatgtctttatttattatataaatttttatttttatttttgcatatatataaaattaaagcatacgtaaaaaatatatatattttattataataacaaaatatttttttaatatataaacgTTTTcgtgtatatttttattttttttaaaattctatatattatatttttattattcgTTTTTCTgtttcaaaaaaaaagtattatttttataatataaatatagttttgtataaaaacttatttgtattttttttttttctaatatattaataaaagtattatattttatattattttatttgcatttgtatttattttgtttatatattaattattaatccaaataaaataataaaagaagaaataaaataatacacaTCATgttgaaataaatatttttataacaaaattatCGTGTATCCTTCTAAGGGGTATAACAACGGAAAGACATTTATCAATTTCTTAAGATATGTTTGCTTAATGGTATATGTCGTTGgttttttaaatgtatttCTAGATGTAAGTTAATgaataattaattttaaatgcatttatttatttatttatttattattttttttttttttttattattaatttttaatatatttacaaaa
This is a stretch of genomic DNA from Plasmodium reichenowi strain SY57 chromosome 14, whole genome shotgun sequence. It encodes these proteins:
- a CDS encoding acyl-CoA synthetase, whose protein sequence is MRIVYIVCSIFINLFYLSPCFTQISFVDNIYAEICEDPVNKDESSVYCIKDHKNKASLYVYKHIIKILLSKYGLNYNRIGIVEHSHGKPINYITYSDFFKKVLSFSHTLCTYEGKGIESQSYKEIQNGGKFKLLGLYGSNSINWLVSDLGSMISGVTTLVLHSKFSIDVIVGILNETKLEWICVDLDLVEGILERKKDLLYLKNVVILDTLSKTKKININLEEDNEKNNCNNKRNNNNNNKEFFNKKEDNELVSLSYDNEKIEKINALKKRFHHDRINIILFDDMIKKKGITKMHIKNEDPDFITSIVYTSGTSGKPKGVMLSNKNFFNTVVPLCDNSILVKYSPKSHLSYLPISHVYERILVYLSFMKGIRIDIWSKDINYLSEDMYNTKGNIIAGVPKIFSRMYTRIMNEIDNLPYLKRCMVKGILSLGKSPSYDITSSNFLDKIAGVSCRIKEKINPNLEVIINGGGKLSAQIARELSILLNVNTYQVYGLTETNGAIFVQNQNDFDTDSVGGPISPTTKYKVKTWEIYKATDTLPKGELLVKSDSVFCGYFLEKELTQNAFTDDGYFKTGDIVQINKNGSLKFLDRSKGLIKLSHGEYIETDKLNNLYSQISFINYCVAYGDDSMDGPLAIISLDKSLFFKSLKNNNMLENTGINEENYLNALTDDTMNETVFLDYVKGKMMDVYKETNMNRYNVINHIYLTSKVWDTYNYLTPTLKVKRFRVFKDYSFFIDEVKKIYENKLKKSSICNKGILINGSKNVELKKRLNDKDETSEKKVEDNMKNIKYQNEVIEYPNKCTRLNVHNVNELERNK